The following is a genomic window from Rhodospirillaceae bacterium.
AAATGTCTGGCGCGTTTCGTCCCCCTGAGTTTTTGTTCCCAGATGCGACGGCGGAGTCCTTTGCGGAAACAAAAACGTCCAAAGACTCCCGGTTCTTTGACGCTAAAACCGGCCTTCTCATGATGTCGTTTCACACCATGGTGGTTAAAACGCCCCGCCACACCATCTTGGTGGACACCTGCGTCGGCAATCATAAAGAGCGCCCCGCGTTGCCTGATTGGCATCGTCGCGATGGCCCTTTTTTGGCCGACCTCGCCGCGGCCGGTGTCGCACCTGAAAGCGTTGACTTCGTTTTATGTACTCATCTGCATGCCGATCATGTGGGCTGGAACACCAAGTTGCTGGATGGCCGCTGGGTGCCAACATTCCCCAATGCCAAATACATCATGGCGCGCCAGGAAGTGGATCATTGGACCCATGTGGCTGCGACCTCGGATGAACCCGCCAATCACCGATCCTGGGATGACAGTGTCCAGCCCATTCTGGATGCCGGGCAGGCCCTGCTGGTGGACTCAGATTATGAAATTGAGCCGGGCGTTCATCTGGTGCCCGCGCCCGGACATACCCCCGGCAATGTGGTGCTTCACATCAGCGACGGCAAAAAGGTTGCCTATATGATAGGCGATACCATTCATCATCCAGTGCAAATCGAACGCCCCGCATGGTCCAGCACCTTCTGCTGGGACAAGGATATCTCCCGCGCCACCCGGACCAAGTTTTTAGAATCCGTTGCTGATACCGGCGCGATTATCCTGCCCGCCCATTTTGCCGGGCCCACGGCGGTGACCGTCACGGGGCCCGCCTCTGGGGGATCCGCTGGCGCTGAGACAGGGTTTGATTACGAGACTCTCGAGCGCTGACTTCAGACTCCTTTGCCTTTCAGCCAGATTTTAAGGTATCAAAGGCACGTAGGTATCAAAGGCACCTAGGTTTTGGTCTTTGACCTGAGATCTATGTTTTTGAGCTAGGATTTTGAGTTAGGTAAACAGCATGGCAAACGGTGGACTCAGCGGTAAGGGGTTTTTGTGGCGTTGGGTCTTATGCCTGGTGCTGGTTATGGCCACCTTCAACCCGTCCGGCATCTCATATTATGCCTGGATTATCGGTGGTGGCGGCTCGCTCCCTTTAAAAGTCATCTGCGGCATCGTGTTGGTTGCGACCTATGCCTTTGTTCTCCACGCCACCTGGGAATCTCTGGGGCCCTTTGGTGTCGGCTTGTCCGTCGCGTTTTTTGCGGCGGTCATCTGGGCGCTGGTCGATTTTGGCTTGCTCTCTTTAAATAGCTTCTCTCTGGTCGCCTGGATCGCCCTATTTGCGACGGCAACCATCCTGGCGGTTGGCATGTCTTTCTCCATCGTCCGCCGCAGGGTCACAGGCCAGGTCGATGTCGATGATGTCGACGACTGAGGCCGCCTTGATCGCGTGCCAGAGCCAGGCTCGGGTGGTTTATATCGGGCCGGTTTCGTCACGACAGGCATGACTCTGTGTTTATGGCTGTGCTGCTGCGCAGAATCGGCCCTTAACGCGTTGTTATCCCCTAGCTTTTAATCTAATACTCTAGTGTTAGGGCGCAAATTGCCCGGCAAAGTATCAATGGGGGCTGATCACAGTGGATCCCACTTTTCTAACGGGTGCGAACGCGACGTTCGTGGCCGAACTCTATGCGCAATACTTACGCGATCCGTCGACGGTCGACTCATCGTGGAGTGCCTTCTTTAACGATCTTGGCGACGAGGCCGGAGACCTGCTGGGTGAGCTCGATGGGGCCAGCTGGGCACCGTCAGAGGCGGCCGTGATCGGCATCGCTGATCCAGATGCAGCTTCATCAGCAAAGACGCCTGCGGGTAAGCCAAACGGCAAAACGGGTGGCGCACCCGCGCCGTCTGCCACCGCCGATCACGCGGACCTGTTGCGCCAGACAGAAGACTCCATTCACGCGCTGCAAATGATCCGCGCCTATCGTGCCCGGGGTCATCAGATCGCCAACCTTGATCCGCTCAAGCTCCAGAAGCCGGAATCCCATCCGGAATTAGACCCCAAGGTTCACGGCTTTGATGACGGCGACATGGACCGAGAGATCTATCTCGGTGGTGTGATGGACATGGAGCGGGCGACGGTTCGCCATCTGCTTAATGTTCTGAAAGAAACCTATTGCGGCTCGATTGGGGTTGAGCTCACCCATATCCAAGATCCAGATCAAAAGTATTGGCTGCAAAAGCGCGTCGAAAGCGAGCGCAACCAGACGGACTTCTCCCAACAGGGCAAGATGGCCATTCTGGAACGCCTGACCGAAGCGGAAGGGTTCGAGAAATTTCTCGGCACCAAATATACCGGCACCAAGCGGTTCGGCCTGGATGGTGGCGAAGCCACGGTGCCCGCCATTGAGCAAATTCTAAAAGTGGGTGGTAAATTAGGCATCCAGCAAGTGGTGCTCGGCATGGCCCACCGTGGCCGTCTGAATATCCTTGTGAATGTCATGCACAAGCCGTTCACGGCAATTTTCTCAGAGTTTCAAGGCAACTCGCCAAACCCGGACGAAGTCGAAGGCTCCGGCGATGTGAAGTATCACCTGGGGACGTCGGCGGACCGTGAGTTCGATGGCAATGTGGTGCACTTGTCGCTCACCGCCAACCCGTCTCACCTCGAAGTGGTTGACCCCGTTGTGTTGGGCAAAGTGCGGGCCAAGCAAGGCCAACTAAAAGACTTGGAACGCAAGAAGGTCATGGGGCTGTTGTTGCATGGCGATGCGGCGTTTGCCGGTCAGGGCGTCATTGCCGAGTGTTTTGGGTTCTCGCAAATCGAGGGCTACACCACGGGCGGCACACTTCATTTTGTCATCAACAACCAAATTGGGTTCACCACAACACCGCAGTACAGTCGCTCTGGTTTGTATTGCACCGACATTGCCAAGATGGTCGAAGCGCCGATCTTCCACGTCAATGGCGATGATGCCGAGGCTGTGATTCACTGCGCCCGCATCGCCACGGAATTCCGCCAGGAGTTCGGCGTCGATGTGGTGCTCGATCTGGTCTGCTATCGCCGCCATGGCCACAACGAGGGCGACGAACCAAAGTTTACCCAGCCGCTGATGTACGACCGGATCGGCACCCATCCCACGGCGCGCTCGGTCTATGCCGAGAAGCTGGTGGCTGAGGGCGTCCTAAGCCAAGAGCAGGCCGACCTGCAAATGAGCAAGTTCCTACATGAAATGGAAGTCGATTTTGAATCGGCGGCATCTTATCGCCCCAACAAAGCGGATTGGTTTGAAGGGGCCTGGAAAGGTCTCGATCACCTGGCTGGTGAAGAAGAATACCAGGAGCACGAAACCGGCATCACCGAGAAACTTCTAACAGAAGTCGGCCACGCCATTTCCACGGTGCCGGATGATTTCAAGATCAACTCAAAGATCGCCCGCCAGCTCAAAGCCAAGCGCAAAGCCATTGATACCGGTTCGGGCATCGACTGGGCCACGGCGGAAGCCTTGGCCTTTGGGTCTTTGCTGGTTGAAGGCGCTCACGTGCGGTTGTCCGGTCAGGATTGCCGGCGCGGCACCTTCTCGCAGCGCCATGCCTCCTTGGTCGATCAAAAAAACGAAAACCGTTACGAGATGTTGAACCACATCCGCGAGGATCAGGCGTTTTTCGAAGTTATCGATAGCCCGTTATCTGAGCTGTCCATCGTCGGGTTTGAATACGGCTATTCCCTCGCTGAGCCTCACGCCTTGGTGTTGTGGGAAGCCCAGTTCGGCGATTTCTCTAACGGCGCGCAAATGATCATCGATCAGTTCATCTCGTCCGGGGAAAGCAAATGGTTGCGTCTTTCCGGCTTGGTGCTGCTGCTGCCGCATGGCTATGAAGGTCAGGGGCCGGAGCACTCTTCCGCCCGGTTCGAGCGGTACCTGCAGATGTGTGGCAACGACAACTGGCAGATTTGCAACATCACCACACCGGCCAACTATTTCCATGCCTTGCGCCGCCAGGTGCGTCGCGCCTTCCGCAAGCCGTTGGTCATCATGACGCCAAAATCTTTGCTGCGGCACAAGCGCTGCGTCAGCGACCTCAGCGAGATGAATACAAATTCTCAGTTCCTGCGGGTCATCGGCGAGACTGAGAAACTCGCAGCGGCCTCCAAAGTGCGGCGCGTCGTTATGTGTACCGGTAAGGTCTACTATGATCTGTTGCAGGCCCGCGAAGACGCCGAGATTAATGACGTTGCCATCGTCCGGGTCGAGCAGTTGTACCCCTGGCCGAAAGAAACCCTTAAGGCAGAGTTGAAAAAATATAAAAATGCCGAAGTGGTGTGGTGTCAGGAAGAGCCAGCCAACATGGGCTGCTGGACTTTTGTCGACCGGCGTATTGAATATGCGCTGGAAGAAATCGACATCAAAGCAAAGCGCCCGGTCTATGCCGGGCGTATGCCCGCTGCATCGCCGGCAACGGGGCTCATGAAAGTACACGTCAAAGAGCAAAACCAATTGGTCGAGTGGGCGCTGAACACGCCGCTTGGCGACATCCCTCAACCGTTCCGCCGCCTTACAAAACTGGCTGCTGAATAATACAACTCTGTTAGGATCGAGGACGCTATGTCGACAGAAATTAAGGTGCCCCAGCTTGGGGAATCCGTCACCGAAGCCACTGTAGCCAAGTGGCTCAAAAAGCCCGGCGAGTCCGTTGCGCTTGATGAGCCATTGGTGGAACTGGAAACCGATAAGGTGACGCTGGAGGTCAACGCCTCTGCCGCAGGTAAGCTGTCTGAAATTATCGCCGAAGAAGGCGCGGACGTCGAAGTTGGCGCGGTTCTCGGTCTGCTGGCCGAAGGCGAAGGCGGCTCTGCTTCGAAGTCAGAAGACAAGAAAGACTCCGCTAAAAAAGAGGAGTCCGCCAAAGACACCTCTAAAAAAGAAGACTCCACCAAAGAAGACTCGAAAAAATCAGACGCGAAGACAGAGGACAAGTCCGAGGACAAGTCCGAGGGCAAGTCTGAGGGCAAGTCTGAGGCGAAATCCGAAAGTAAGTCTGAGAGCAAGAAAGCGAGCAAGCCAGCTTCGTCAACGTCCTCTCAGAGCGCCGATTACCCGCTCGCGCCATCCGTGCGCCGTTTGGTCGACGAGCATCATCTTGATCCCAAAAGTATTCCAGCCACCGGCAAAAACGGTCGTCTGACCAAAGGCGATGTGCTGCAATATGTCGCTTCCGGCGGCCAGGGCGTGTCTGCGCCTACCGCGCCCGAGCGCGGCCCACGGGAAGAGCGGGTCAAAATGACGCGCCTGCGCCGCAGCATTGCTGGCCGCCTGAAGGAAGCGCAAAACACCGCCGCCATGCTCACCACCTTTAACGAGGTGGACATGACAGCCGTGATGGACGCCCGCAAAAAGTATCAGGATGCCTTCGTTAAAAAGAACGGCATCAAGCTGGGGTTCATGTCGTTCTTTGCCAAGGCGTGTGTGACGGCATTGAAAGAACTGCCCGCCGTCAACGGCGCCATTGAAGACGATGAGATCGTCTACAAAAACTACTACGACATCGGTGTTGCGGTCGGCACACCGCAAGGTTTGGTGGTGCCTGTGGTCCGTGATTGCGATCTCAAGGACCTGGCCGAAATCGAAGCCGACATCTCAGGCTACGGCATGAAGGCGCGCAACGGTAAACTCACACTGGAAGAAATGACCGGCGGCACCTTCACCATTTCCAATGGCGGCATCTACGGCTCCATGCTGTCGACGCCGATTTTGAATACACCGCAGTCGGCCATTTTGGGCATGCACAACATCACCCAACGGGCCATGGTCATGGACGATGGTTCCATCGCAGCCCGGCCGATGATGTATCTGGCGCTGTCCTATGATCATCGCATCATTGATGGCCGCGAAGCTGTTACCTTCCTGGTCCGCGTCAAGCAGTGCCTTGAAGACCCAGCCCGCATGCTCTACGACGTATAAGGCAGAAAACTTATGGCTGATTCTACATACGACGTCATTATCATTGGGGGTGGCCCCGGCGGCTACGTCTGTGCTATTCGCGCCGCGCAGCTGGGTCTCAAAACCGCCTGTGTTGAAAGCCGCAGCACCCTCGGCGGCACCTGCCTCAACGTCGGCTGTATTCCGTCCAAGGCGTTGCTGCAGTCGTCGCATCTGTATGAAGAAGCCAATCTCCATTTCGCCGATCACGGCATTAAGGTGGGCGACGTTAAGCTCGATCTCAAAACCATGATGTCCCGTAAGGACGACGTTGTCGGCAAGACCACCCAGGGCATCGAATTTCTGTTTAAGA
Proteins encoded in this region:
- a CDS encoding MBL fold metallo-hydrolase translates to MHLPGPFEIIRVVEMSGAFRPPEFLFPDATAESFAETKTSKDSRFFDAKTGLLMMSFHTMVVKTPRHTILVDTCVGNHKERPALPDWHRRDGPFLADLAAAGVAPESVDFVLCTHLHADHVGWNTKLLDGRWVPTFPNAKYIMARQEVDHWTHVAATSDEPANHRSWDDSVQPILDAGQALLVDSDYEIEPGVHLVPAPGHTPGNVVLHISDGKKVAYMIGDTIHHPVQIERPAWSSTFCWDKDISRATRTKFLESVADTGAIILPAHFAGPTAVTVTGPASGGSAGAETGFDYETLER
- a CDS encoding DUF6524 family protein; translation: MANGGLSGKGFLWRWVLCLVLVMATFNPSGISYYAWIIGGGGSLPLKVICGIVLVATYAFVLHATWESLGPFGVGLSVAFFAAVIWALVDFGLLSLNSFSLVAWIALFATATILAVGMSFSIVRRRVTGQVDVDDVDD
- a CDS encoding 2-oxoglutarate dehydrogenase E1 component — translated: MDPTFLTGANATFVAELYAQYLRDPSTVDSSWSAFFNDLGDEAGDLLGELDGASWAPSEAAVIGIADPDAASSAKTPAGKPNGKTGGAPAPSATADHADLLRQTEDSIHALQMIRAYRARGHQIANLDPLKLQKPESHPELDPKVHGFDDGDMDREIYLGGVMDMERATVRHLLNVLKETYCGSIGVELTHIQDPDQKYWLQKRVESERNQTDFSQQGKMAILERLTEAEGFEKFLGTKYTGTKRFGLDGGEATVPAIEQILKVGGKLGIQQVVLGMAHRGRLNILVNVMHKPFTAIFSEFQGNSPNPDEVEGSGDVKYHLGTSADREFDGNVVHLSLTANPSHLEVVDPVVLGKVRAKQGQLKDLERKKVMGLLLHGDAAFAGQGVIAECFGFSQIEGYTTGGTLHFVINNQIGFTTTPQYSRSGLYCTDIAKMVEAPIFHVNGDDAEAVIHCARIATEFRQEFGVDVVLDLVCYRRHGHNEGDEPKFTQPLMYDRIGTHPTARSVYAEKLVAEGVLSQEQADLQMSKFLHEMEVDFESAASYRPNKADWFEGAWKGLDHLAGEEEYQEHETGITEKLLTEVGHAISTVPDDFKINSKIARQLKAKRKAIDTGSGIDWATAEALAFGSLLVEGAHVRLSGQDCRRGTFSQRHASLVDQKNENRYEMLNHIREDQAFFEVIDSPLSELSIVGFEYGYSLAEPHALVLWEAQFGDFSNGAQMIIDQFISSGESKWLRLSGLVLLLPHGYEGQGPEHSSARFERYLQMCGNDNWQICNITTPANYFHALRRQVRRAFRKPLVIMTPKSLLRHKRCVSDLSEMNTNSQFLRVIGETEKLAAASKVRRVVMCTGKVYYDLLQAREDAEINDVAIVRVEQLYPWPKETLKAELKKYKNAEVVWCQEEPANMGCWTFVDRRIEYALEEIDIKAKRPVYAGRMPAASPATGLMKVHVKEQNQLVEWALNTPLGDIPQPFRRLTKLAAE
- the odhB gene encoding 2-oxoglutarate dehydrogenase complex dihydrolipoyllysine-residue succinyltransferase, coding for MSTEIKVPQLGESVTEATVAKWLKKPGESVALDEPLVELETDKVTLEVNASAAGKLSEIIAEEGADVEVGAVLGLLAEGEGGSASKSEDKKDSAKKEESAKDTSKKEDSTKEDSKKSDAKTEDKSEDKSEGKSEGKSEAKSESKSESKKASKPASSTSSQSADYPLAPSVRRLVDEHHLDPKSIPATGKNGRLTKGDVLQYVASGGQGVSAPTAPERGPREERVKMTRLRRSIAGRLKEAQNTAAMLTTFNEVDMTAVMDARKKYQDAFVKKNGIKLGFMSFFAKACVTALKELPAVNGAIEDDEIVYKNYYDIGVAVGTPQGLVVPVVRDCDLKDLAEIEADISGYGMKARNGKLTLEEMTGGTFTISNGGIYGSMLSTPILNTPQSAILGMHNITQRAMVMDDGSIAARPMMYLALSYDHRIIDGREAVTFLVRVKQCLEDPARMLYDV